The Zea mays cultivar B73 unplaced genomic scaffold, Zm-B73-REFERENCE-NAM-5.0 scaffold_674, whole genome shotgun sequence genomic sequence CTGACGTGCTAGCTTGACAGTGTAAACGCATCATCAGTAGTTCTTATGCTATACATGTTTCTGCTAGCAGTTACACACTAAGCTGTAAAATGCCGGTCTAGCACCCAAGCTGCACATGGCAGTTCCAATGTCCTACTGACCAGAAATAGGCGATGAAGCTATTGCATTCTTATTTCTTTGCCCTAAAAAAAGAACTTAAAAAGGTTATTGTATCGTCCATGACAGGTAGTAAAAGTGACCTGTATTTTTTTCTCATAAAAAATGTGACCTTTTGCTCTTGCTTTGATGTAAATTAGAGGCGTAATAACTAGGAACGAACAACAAGAGGCAGGGTGCATGTAGTTGTTGCAGTTGCATCTCAATGGAAGCCCTCGATCATGAGAGCATGAACACatcactgctctgacttctgatgCGCTGGTTGTGGTTATTGCCATTCCTTCCATCCATATGTTTGGACAGATAGAGGAAGAGGCCACAGCTGAAGGCTGAGGCCAGCACTCCTTCCCATCTGTCTTTGTTACTAATTACTTGGGCCTATGAATCTAGGATGCAGTAGACTGATGGATGTTTACAAATTACAATGCCATCAATGATGATGCCCAGGATATGCTAGTTACGGAATCAACATAATAACGCAATGATAAGTAAGCATAGGCCATGACCAGCCATCTAATAACAGATTAGATTATTAGGCCAGACCGCCAGACTAATCTGGTTGAGCAAACACTTCCAGTGGCTAGTGGGAGGCAAAAAGCCTGATTAGGATATACAACTACAGGCGCCAGTACGTACTAATCGTCCTTTTGAGCATTCTGTGAAGCAGAACAGAGGCGGCAGAGTTTCAGAAGTTCTGCTGCCCTGTTCCAGTCCTTCATAGGTGCAACCGTGCAACTGCTATACTACACGTAGGAACAGTACATCTTCAGCTATACTAAATTcagttttttcttcttcttacAAACGCATATTTTAAGCTACAGCATTGGCAGGCCATTGCTCGATTTGTTTTTTTCTCGGTGGTTGGACTTACATGCCTACAGGAAAACTAAAACAATACGTATATGTGGTTTTCTGATAATCAAATCAAAGGGGGAGGGGGGATGTGACACCAGAACTAGTTCTTTCCCATCACCCATTATTGTTTGCTTTTGCCCAGTCTCGCGAAGAAAAAAAAATGAAATCAAAAGAAAATATCAAAGCGACGAGCAGCGACAACTCCACGTCTGGAGCCAGGTGATGTATGAGTGCAGGTACTACACGGTACATAgattttatttttttaaaaaaaaatcataAGCATTTATTTTATTTATCCCCAAATTATGAACTGGACTTTGCTCGCTGGTCTCGCAGCAGCCGAGCCCAACTGCACACAAAAGAAATGGGCGCATGAGCAGGCACAGAAAAACTAAACAGAGAAAGCATGCATTAATTAGACCAAACCCAAAACCCCTAAGCAAAAGATTAGCAATGATTGGCGTCTCCATTGTGCACTTGCACAGGTACTAGTACTCCTGCTAGGCTTGTTGTTGTAGGGTGCCTGCCCCATGCAGTGCAAGGAGGGAGGGGTGTGTCACCATAAAAATTTAGCGGCAAGGGCGAGGGCGATTGGAAGCTCAAAATAATGAGCTGGTTGCCCACCGGGGAGACACGCCGGATTTGTTTAATCCCCTGGCCCTAATCCCCCAGCCCTGCCGTCTCCTCCTTATAAGCAATGGCGGAGGGGTCTTGCTCTTGCATTGCACCTCCGGCCACCGCGCCATAGCCCGCAGTAATTAAGCAGGCGAGAACGACGAAGAGGCGGTCACGCACCACACCGATCAATCCAGCTCGAGCGACCGATCACACGtgcagcacagcacagcacagcgGTGCTCGGCGAAGAGAGATGACGGGGTTCGGGTCACCGTGCGGGGCGTGCAAGTTCCTGCGCCGCAAGTGCGTGCGCGGCTGCGTCTTCGCGCCCTACTTCTGCCACGAGCAGGGCGCGGCGCACTTCGCCGCCATCCACAAGGTGTTCGGCGCCAGCAACGTGTCCAAGCTGCTCGCGCACCTGCCGCTCGCCGACCGCGCCGAGGCCGCCGTCACCATCTCCTACGAGGCGCAGGCGAGGCTGCGGGACCCCATCTATGGCTGCGTCGCCCACATCTTCGCGCTACAGCAGCAGGTGTGCATGCGCGACTGCCCCGCCGCGCCGTCTCTGGGCTTGTCTCTTAATTGTGATAGGGTTTAATTGCTGACCGGCCCGTGCCAATCGATCCAGGTTATGACCCTGCAGGCGCAGCTGGCGTCGCTCAAGGCGCAGGCGGCGCAGGGGCAGCAGGGCGTGCACGAAGACGCCAAGGGCTACGTGGGCAGCGCCGCCGCGGAGCAGCTAGGGTACGGCTACCCCTGGTGCAGCGGCAATGGAGgcgccgcagcagcagcagcaggcgccgTGGGCGCGCCCGCCGCGCAGCCGGGCGCGTACGGCAATGGCGCGCACGAGTCCCTGACCGCGCTGCTGGGGTCGTCGGACTACATGCAGCAGTCGCTGTACCACGCGTTCGAGCAGGCCGGCGCGGACGACGACGACGGCCGGCAGGGGTACGCCTTCGAGGCAGCGGCGGAGTCCTCGTCGCTCGGGGCGGAGGAGAGCGGGTGGAGGTCGTCGTCGGGGTACCAAGACTGCGAGGACCTGCAGAGCGTGGCTTACGCTTACCTGAACCATCGCTCGTAAGAACtgagaactactactactacaagagagagagagagagatatagATATAGACATATCTGTCCTCAATTCCTGATCATGTTTTGGACTTTAGCCTGGGGAAATATATGCGCGATTTTCGATCGATCAGTCGATCGGTCTCCGCTACAAATAATCCAGAAGCATGCATGCATGTGACAGACCACTGATATATAATAGATCCACACATTATTGATCATCAGTGTAGAAATTAACGTACGTAGCCTAATTAATTGGACAAAGAAAATGGAGAGCCCTTGCTGTGATTATGCTGCTAGTTCTGTCAGTGGTGGGGTTGTGTTTTCTTCTCCAACTCTCTGCCTACCTGCTGCAGCAGTGTCTGCAGACGATAAGGTTAGATTCGTCATGCCGGCCGGAAAATGTACTCCAAGGAACATACAAGGCAGCATATTGAGAGACAGGTGATTGATTCATGGCCACACGTGGAAGATCCAATTAGCCTACTATTTTCGTTGACTCCTTTTACTGGAACTCTTTCTGATGGGACATGCACACACATCTTCAGCATATATATAGCTACTATCTAGTAGATGATATGATAGAGCCTTTTGTCTTGCGTAGACAATCCTACTATAGTGATTAATAACTCTCCTATATCTGGATTATTACCCTATAGCTACTTGATTACCACACATGTAGATATTCTAAGTCATGACCATTACATCCTTAAAAAAGGATAATTATGGTGACTCATCATAATTAGTGTGGTGTCTAATAATCTGTCTATTTTTTCCCAGGATTACATTTGGTAAAAACCTTTTTTCTGAAGTTTTGTTTATTTGTACACAAATTTTGGTTAGATGTTTCCATTGCGTAGACCACCATCTTTTAAACCATAGATGACTGTTTCACAAAAAAAAGTTGACTCCTTTTACTGGAACTCTTTCTGATGGGACATGCACACATCTTCAGCATATATGTAGCTACTAGTAGATGATATGATAGAGCCTTTTGTCTTGTGTAGACAATCCTACCATAGTGATTAATAACTCTCCTATATCTGGATTATTATTGCCCTATAGCTACTTGATTAACACACATGTAGATATTCTAAATCATGACCATTACATACTTAAAAAGGGATAATTATGGCGACTCATCATAATTAGTGTGGTGTCTAATaattataggtgtacatttgggccgggtctgatgggccggcccgaagcacggtaaaaaaagcacggcccaagcacggcacggcacgaaatattttagtgccgggccggcacggcccgatatatcgggccgggtttgggccgaggtcatggcccatgggcgggcacgagcacgacccgtttaaggcaggcacgaaatggcccatatagaggcacgaaaaggcccatatatttattaaaatcacacttcattccacactttcatgtacttgataaagaacacaaagctatagataatgttagttagatgttttttgtagctttgagttAGAGTATGTGATataattttatttttgttatgaacattagataataaactgaacttacgaactttattTAGAGCTTATTATACTTTTTTCTTTCTAATAAAATGATTTGTAAaggaggtagtcattgcatagctctagtaacttaatacaattattaagtttgcttttggtcaaatttatttgtcttattaaatttgttttgaatttcgggccctgatgtgaatttcgggccaaaaactgcatttcgggccaaaaattgaatttcgggccctaatgtgaatttcgggcttttataatttcgggccgcccgaaatgagcccggcacgtttaaacaattacgggccgggccgtgggccgagggctaggcccatgggccggcccggcacggcccgaaattcaaacgggccggaccggcccgaaattcaaacaatacgggccttttcgggcttgggccgggccgggccgggcggcccgaatgtacacctataataATCTGTCTACTTTTTTTTCCCAGGACTACATTTGGTAAAAACCTTTTCTGAAGTTTTGTTTATTTGTACACAAATTTTGGCTAGATGTTTTCATTGCGTAAACCGCCAGCCATCTTTTGGATCATAGATGACTGTTTcacaaaaaaaaaaacaaaagttGTGGCTAGTGTAAGTGTAACTATGAACATATATAATCTTAAGGCCAAAAAAATCTTTTAAAAACAGGTCAGTCCTGAACGTGTTACATGGACAGCAGGATGGAACAAGCAGCTCATAGTTATATGGGAGATAGATAGAACCATGGGTCTCAACCTCAACTTGCGTGTGTAAATATATATGGAGCAGGTCAAATGATAATGTTGCATGTATAGAAACATATAGTTGCCTAGGGTAAGGATTATATACAAATACACTTGAACGTATTGAGCATAAGTAATAAGGGTGAATCGCCATCCATAAAATGTACTAGTTGCATGCTTGCATTAGCTAGGATATATTGATTATGAAGAGGGGCTGTTTGGTACGGTTACCGCTTGGCAGACAAAAGCCTGACCCCCTGTAATGGTTGATAATTTGAAGTGCattatttgtaaaaaaaatcCATGTTTTGTGGAACAGATCCAAAACTAATTCTTTGAATTTTTTTAATATAATCCCAAAAAGCTAGCGTAAAATGGACCTTATAGTCATTACTCACTTAAACGCAGACATAATTCATTTGACTTCTTGATGAATGACTGTATTGTATATGACTCAAGACCACTGGTAGATTTACATACTGTCTTATTAGGTGGAGGGATGAAGTCTCCAATTGTGTTTTCCTTAGTGGATTAAAATAAAATCAGAAACAGTTCAACTAAAGTGGTGGCAGAAACTTGTTTCCAGAAATGCTAATAATTAAATAGGTTTATACATGTTGCACAAAGTGTATTTTTGTAAATCGGTACATGATTCACAGGTTGTTGATTTTTTTTTTGCGGGGGTGTGGAATTAACACCGTGTATACAGCATGGAAAGCAAAAAATACAAGAAAAAGCTAAGGACGATATCACTTTGCATCCTAATCAATAGCACATGCATCAAAGGAGACTTAATACGATATCATACCATACAGGAGATGAAGGCATCAATCATTGTCGTGTTTAAAGTGAAGAAGGACACAAGCTCTTTTTCATATATGCTTCCCTCTGCTCAATATATATATTTTATATACAGGTTAATGAAATATATCTATATAGATATATGATACAATGAACAGCACTACATACATATATCTGTCATGTCAGAAAAATGAATGCCAAAAAATAAATTTTCTCCCATTCTAAATAATTGTTGATTCTCAGGAAAACTATCTACAAATACCAGATGACGGACTTATCTAGATTCCAGACCCTACCGAATGCAAATTAACTTGACATACATATATATAAAGATGAGCACTGCATATATGTCTTGAAGCGATTTGGCTGTTGGAGTGATCGATTGGGATCGATCGGATGAGTATCACCATATCTTCAAAATAAAGTTGGGCATATAAAGAGAACCACATGCGGTAGTGCTGAATTCGAATCTTGAAAATGGTCTAACGTAAAAATGTATACGGATGATATATCGTTCCAATCGGATCTGAATGTCTCCTTGATAAATATTTTGTGAGCATGTTTTGGAAACGCGCCCGGGGCCGATGCAAACTGAAATGAAGTGAAAACGTCCTGGATATTATTCACCTTCGTCTCTGTCGCAAATATATATGGCCTTGTGATTTTTGCAAATGGACACACACAAATGTTCCGCTCGTCACACAAATGTTTAGTATGTGGAATGGAGTAGTCCTCCCACTTTCTTGTTTGGTTTGTGAAATAGATTGAATTGATCTATCATCATATCATTCTACATGAActaataattagtaataatatgaTGAATGAGTTCATTCGACTAAATTTGATAGACTATCTAAAATAGATTGATTCTTCAAACAAACAACCCCTTATAACTAGTTTGGATCCATGGTTTTACATGTGAATAAAAGATTGAaggagaaattagttcatttcactcacaatcccctccaatcctatAGGGAATGGTTGTATCCAAACAAACGGTTAGTGTTCTGAAGTTTATTAAGGACAGCTAGGGCGGGCTGGGTAAAGTCTGAAGTAGTTTCTTTTCAAACCTCATTTTTTGGTAACAAGTAGGTGAGCCTTTTGTATATACTACCTTTGCTTTCGAATATTTATTGTTCGCTAGTTTTTTTAACTAAAACACGACAATTAAAAAACAACCGAAGACTAGATGCCACGGTAAAATAAACCCGTGAGTTGGAACTCGAAAACACGCCTTTATACATAGGGCTTTAAACACGACATGACTGAAGCCTGCAGACAGGCCCATAAGCAGGATCAAGCGCCGGCCCGACCATGCACAAACACAGCTAGGGCCAGGGCTAGGTCATGTCAAGCAGTCATCATATCATATGCCCAGTCCACCGCATATATAAGCCATATACCAAGCCACGCGCGAGCTCAAAGTCTACATGCATTTGCGAATCGATCATAGGAGGAGGCAGTCCAATCGAAGGAACAGTCTTTCTTTCTCTCTTGTTTGGTTAGAAGGAGATGAGAAGATTGATGGTTTCCCTGGATCCCCACCTAAAGGCTATTTTGGAAATTCGGATTTCTATTTTTTTAGAGAAAATAAACTTTTTTGGAAAAATGAAAATTCCATGAAAAAATAGTTCCCAAACTATCTCTAAGTAATTAAATTttaagagttagtttggaaacttGGATATCTTCTGGTATTATATTGGAGGGAATGGaaggaaaaataaactaattttcatTCAATTTCCTCAATCCTAAAAGAGATTTTCTCGCACTCCAATCCTAAAGAGGATTTGAGTTTCTAAATTCTAAACAACCTTAAGTGATTGACTCGTCCCAAAGCTTCCAATTCTACCTTATTTGATTTCCGTACGTACCGCCTGTTCTTTCTCCCCCACATGTATATGCATCAAAAAAATTTTGATAGCTAATTAACACCCGGCACTATCGCCCCAACTAATCAATGAAATCCATTTAGGGTTTAGGGAATATGAAATTATCCTCGATTTGTGCCTCCGTTTAATAACCACACACATGATGATGAGCTGCACTTCCATTTTACAGCTCGAACCGGCAAGAAATACAAGTTTATGGATCGCACGAAATCTCATCGAAATTAAGCTCCTCCCCAAACCGGAGAGCTAGCTGCTGAACTGAACAAAACGCACTGCAAACCAACAAGAAAGTTGAGGCCCTCGGTTGTTGTTGTCTCTTGGCGCTAATAGAAGAAAGTATCTGTGTCGATgcgtgcgcgcgcgcgcgcgaaTGATCCATTCATTATTCATCTCGTGTAGCTGCCTTCCTCCTGGTCGCCGAAGCCGCAGTACATGTCGCTGTAGCACCCGGAGCTCTGCGTCGACAGCGACTCAGGCTCCAGCGGCCACCGCTGCAGGAGAGGGCTGCTGCCCCCCGGCCCGGCCGCCGCCATCGTCTGCGCCACCTGCGCCTTCGCCTGCAGCACCTGCATCTGCAAGCTCGCCACCTGCACAGCACAGCACATATATATGCATCATGTGCATGCGTTTGTGTCAGCGGTAAATCGGTAATCCCATGCACACACACGCGGGGGGAGGGCATGCACGTGCATGCGCCCGCGCGTGCGGAACGCGTTGGGTGTGGAGGTAATAAGGTATTCCGTCCTCCGATCCGATCCTAGTCTCTAGTTAGGCATGCACAAGGTATAGAAGAAGAGCGTATATGTAGGGTACCTGTTGCTGCAGCGCGAAGATGTGGGCGACGCAGCCGTAGATGGGGTCGcgcagcctggcctgcgcctcgtagGTGACGGTGGCCGCCGCCTCGCTCCGGTCGGCGGGGGCCACCTGCTGCAGCAGCTTGGCCGCGTTGCTGGCGCCGAACACCTTGTGGATGGCCGCGAACTGCGCCGCCCCGTCCTCGGCGCAGAAGTGGGGAGCGAACACGCACTCCGCCGCGCACTTGCGCCGCAGGAACTTGCAGGCGCCACACGGGGACCCCGGCGAGCCGCCACCGCTGCCGGAGGAAGCCATGGCCGTCAACGCCTGCCTGATGCTGTCGTCGCTCGCTCGCTCCCTCACGTACGTCGTCTCTCCTCTCTCTGCCTACAGGGCGGCTACAGCTACTACTTGCAGAAGCAAGAGAAGCTCAGCCAGCTCCTGTTAACACCTGTCACCTACTGCAAGTTGCGAGCCACACGCGGGGGAGGCTAAGGTCGGGCTCGAGTTTTATAGAGGAGGAACACGACAAGGGATGTAAGGTCCCCAGGGGACAAGGCCGGAGAGAAACGCGCGCGATGTAGAGGAGTGCAAGTGACCTGTGAACGCCCATTCCCGGACACAACAATACTTGTTTCagggaagacgaggcgcatcgtcTTCTTGCGTATCAACCGCTCCAACATCGCTGATTCGCACAAGTTATGGCCAGGCCTGTTGGCTGTTGCATGCATTTCACGAGAGGCTAGCTAGAAGCAGTAGGGATGGGCGTGCAGTGCTCGTAATTCATGCGGATGAAACTAGCGGAGCGGGTCGATGAATTGAACTAGCTACGTCTAGCTAGTAAGTAGCACGACCGACACAGCTACTGACATGTTGGCCTGAATGTCTCAACTTCCACGTCGCGGCTGTCACCGTCAAGCTGCCAATTAAAATGTCAATGCCCCCCAAACTTGTCATCTAGCCCACGCGGCCTCAGGCATTGCATCTGTAGTCGTCGGCTCACATAATTAGATAATCTCTCATTGTCGAGAACTAGGGAAAAATTTACAACAATATAGATGTGTCCATGCATGGTAGAGTATATATACCGGCCTAGCTAGCTTAATTAGTTCTCGTTTGGAGTTTGGACCCTAGCGGCCGGTAAAGGTTCCAAACACCACTAGAGGTAAGACCTCAGTTAATTGTTAGCTAATTCATCAGTAGCAATTAGTTCATTAGCTGGTTCAAATCTAGCTAACAATTTTGTTAGCTGGCTAACTATTACTTTAGGGGTTCTAAACAAAGGCTTAGATGAGTAAAAAAAGATTTCTTGAACCGGAGAAGAGGTGGTGGCGTAAGTAGTGTGTTATTAGTTCGCCGTCCGGCCAAAGCGCGGCGTTCCGGCGGCGGCCGGCCCAGTGCAGCCTAGCAGTGTGCTAGCTGGCCGGACGACGCTTTTGTCCGCCGAATGCCGGCGGCTTTTGGAAACGAGATGCCTCTCTCGTAGTCGTAGGATTGGAGTACGTGGGTTCTGCTGCCTTTTCCCTTTCCTGCCTTCTGTTCCCCGTGTCCGGATGCTGCTTCCGTGTTTTTTTTGGTTACCTTTCGTTCGTTTGGTACACCGATGctttgttcgttgcgcaaaattcCCGCGCGCTTACCTGTACGTCACGTCGCACGGTCGACCCATCGATCCGATCCGCCGGATACGAGCTAAGATACATCGCCATCAATTATGCATCGGCTATAGCTAGCTAGCTGGATGATCGAAGGGAACAAATTGTATGTATGGTACAGTTTGGTTGGCAGTATGGCACATTGGTACTTGTCCACTTTTATTTCAGTGACCAAAccagcatgcatgcatggacGACGACTACACATAACACATTATTGACAACAATCACGCACATGGGTACTTGTTCACTTTTATTCAAGATctatcatttatttatgatacgtGTAATTGTGTTCAGTTCTATTCTTCAATTATGATTTGTGAATATGTTTATTTTTTTATGGTGATCTAATTCTGAGCTTGGTTTATGTGCCAACGAGTTCGGGATGTCATAGCATTCGTTCTCGGATCGGGCTTATCGTCGGACCGGGTCGACATGGTAGGGCCGGTCCCCAGGCAGTGCTTGTTCAGGGATTTCAGCACGTTAGGTAGCCAGGCTCGACACAAATAGCTATTCGGGCCTAATCTTGCTGTGCTTAAGCGGGTCGTACTTCAACGGGCTTGAGTTGGACCGAACCGTGCCGCCTGTTTGGACAGACTGTGTCCGGCAGTTGACCTATATGGTCACCCAAAATACTGTTTGTACGGTAAATTACACTGTTCgaagagtggagtttgaatatagATATGAATATGGATAATAAGCTGTTGAAGATAGCCTAATAACGACTGGGTCTCGGATGATTAATGATCTATCTATATCCATCTCTAGGTTTTCTTTTGATTTTGCAGACTCTTGCTATGAGCTTATATTAGCATAAAATCTTGGTCTAAAAATTCAGGGTCATGATGAAAACTAGTATGAATTTCGTAACGGCGGGTGTCGATTCGAAATATGGAGACACTACAGATTACAACTTGTGCGCGTTTATGAGTCAAACTCGATGCTGGAGCTACGTGGCTCCAAAAGGGATTTGATTGAGCTCATCAACTCCAGACCGGAGGCACTGCatatgatgatgacgacgacgatactCATGATTAAGGACACTAGATTGtccttgattaatcttaacaatTAGCGATCGACCGGGTTAGTTGTTGCAAAGCTCACCAGCTCTGCAGACGACACAGCCGCCCCCGCCTCCAGCATAAACAAAAGCCCATGCTGCCGAATAGAAGTAAGTTGCGCACGTAACCTGACTAGTTTAGTTTATGGATCAATGATGCGGCGGGTGCCTCCCGTGCAACCTTTTCTCCATCAGGGCCAGGGCATGATTACGATAATGTGCGCGCCATTGCAGCTTGTCTGCTTCTCCTCATCTCCTGTTTCTATTAATTTACTCTCCTTGTTGTGCGTGCAAGTTCGCGCTGGTGGTGTACTTGCATCATTATTCCGCGGAGCTAGTGCGTACGTGTACATGTCCGCCACGACATGGGCAGGGACACGAGGGCTAGTGAGTGTCTAGGAGATTAGTTAAACAAATTGGTGGGGAGGGGTTGAGGAATGGTCTACGTACGGTGTAGGTTTGTTTGGAAGTAGGAACTAAAGGGAATAGAAATTGAGATCGACGTACGTCTTCTAATATAAATATATCAGTATTTTAATTTTTGGATGGTTTCTTAAGAAGTAAGAATATTTCTTCTGAGTCAACAACTTAACTAAAGTCTGGTGATTTTAGAAAAGTGATAAAATCATTTAATCTTATTTAGTTCTTTTAAGTCACGTCCCAAAACAAAAAAATAGGAAGTCACAACAAGCCATCCTAGTTTAGCACTTTACaccaaaatcctaaaaatataaaTTTAAAGAGTTCTTATAATAAAGTTATAAACTAAAACTATTTTCCTAAAATTTAaataaatattaaatataaaAATTTGGTTTGTGTGTGAATTATTTTTCTTAAATAATTTTATGGTAAAATATCTTACATGAATTATACCTACTAAGTTATATGTATTGTTTGGAGCATTTGCTTAAATagataaattaattaataaaaatacTTTCCACTTATGTTGAATTTTTTTCTGTTGCAATTTATGCTTGAAATAGAAAATTTAACCTATCTTTAAATTagacttgaattttaaatttttaaaatAAAGCAGAAGTTAGAAATAAAAATATAAGGTAATATAATGTATCGATGTATGTTTAGTTGGATTGTTTGTACACGAAGTCCTCAGGTAAAGTCGATATAAATTAGGATATTGCAATAAGATATTAAAAAAAATACTCCTTTCAACTCGCGTATaacacccaaaaatttaatt encodes the following:
- the LOC118475817 gene encoding LOB domain-containing protein 16-like yields the protein MASSGSGGGSPGSPCGACKFLRRKCAAECVFAPHFCAEDGAAQFAAIHKVFGASNAAKLLQQVAPADRSEAAATVTYEAQARLRDPIYGCVAHIFALQQQVASLQMQVLQAKAQVAQTMAAAGPGGSSPLLQRWPLEPESLSTQSSGCYSDMYCGFGDQEEGSYTR
- the LOC118475816 gene encoding LOB domain-containing protein CRL1-like produces the protein MTGFGSPCGACKFLRRKCVRGCVFAPYFCHEQGAAHFAAIHKVFGASNVSKLLAHLPLADRAEAAVTISYEAQARLRDPIYGCVAHIFALQQQVMTLQAQLASLKAQAAQGQQGVHEDAKGYVGSAAAEQLGYGYPWCSGNGGAAAAAAGAVGAPAAQPGAYGNGAHESLTALLGSSDYMQQSLYHAFEQAGADDDDGRQGYAFEAAAESSSLGAEESGWRSSSGYQDCEDLQSVAYAYLNHRS